One window of the Magnetovibrio sp. genome contains the following:
- a CDS encoding flagellar hook assembly protein FlgD, protein MFDSISDTTAIDTSTKAGQDQKKLKDDLNQFLKLLVSQLQNQDPLDPMDASEFTNQLVQFSSVEQQIQANANLEKMITAQQNTQAASMVNYLDKVVEAKGDEFYMLNSQAVATYTLPAGVETNILTVQDASGKTMFTVKGETDPGLHRIGWDGSKNDGTTAPDGAYTLVVSAKDADGNLLPVQQTVFGYVTSTGVKDGNVTVTMGDVETDMTNIISVEQPIIASAPAAP, encoded by the coding sequence ATGTTTGACAGTATCAGCGATACCACCGCCATCGATACATCGACCAAGGCGGGTCAGGATCAGAAAAAGCTTAAAGACGACCTCAATCAGTTCCTCAAGCTGTTGGTGTCTCAATTGCAAAACCAAGATCCGCTCGACCCGATGGATGCCAGTGAGTTCACCAATCAGTTGGTGCAATTCTCATCCGTCGAGCAACAGATTCAGGCGAACGCCAACCTGGAAAAAATGATCACCGCGCAGCAAAACACCCAGGCTGCGTCGATGGTCAACTATCTCGATAAGGTGGTCGAAGCCAAGGGCGACGAATTCTACATGCTCAACAGCCAGGCCGTGGCGACCTACACCCTGCCCGCCGGCGTCGAAACAAATATCCTCACCGTTCAAGATGCATCGGGCAAGACCATGTTCACCGTCAAAGGCGAAACCGACCCCGGCTTGCACCGCATCGGCTGGGACGGCAGCAAGAACGACGGCACCACCGCACCGGACGGCGCCTACACCTTGGTGGTCAGCGCCAAGGATGCCGACGGCAACTTGCTCCCGGTTCAACAGACCGTATTCGGATACGTCACCTCGACCGGCGTCAAGGACGGCAACGTCACCGTCACCATGGGTGACGTCGAAACCGACATGACCAACATCATTTCCGTGGAACAGCCCATCATCGCTTCTGCGCCGGCGGCTCCCTAA